Proteins encoded by one window of Bacteroidota bacterium:
- a CDS encoding ATP-dependent helicase encodes MAGFEPRPAQKAILEYKKGTMGIAAVPGSGKTWTLSQLASALIIDGALQRGQEVLIVTLVNAAVDNFRQRIAAFLQERGLLPGLGYRVRTLHSLAHEIVAMVPSAAGLPADFAVVDERVAESILKNAFRAAYPRYELSIYGYLKEDLNEFKRRKITKDQLPDMLQRVVQNSISHLKNRRVDVATLNNHLVDQPASMAHLVRDVYDRYQQGLATRGALDFDDLITTAIDVLAHDDTLVQRLQRKWPYVLEDEAQDSSALQEQILRYLTGEAGNWVRVGDPNQAIYETFTTAHPRYLKAFLEEADYKRDLPNSGRSGRPIIRVANELIRWVREEHPVVPLRDALDIPYIEPTPPGDPQPNPADDLCNVAFVFRGDTNEQELARVLGSVKKWLPDHPDATLALLVPTHAQGAEAIRALEKAGIPYSDALLRLTTSTREAAGALGRILDHLAHPASHKTLPTVYKVWFFRVLKEEDTEEAQERLALHLDVLATCEESETYIWPRPGHDWLEEKKEDLSDETYFCMRQFRTQLQYWQQLVLLPVSEMLTAIAQTIFDEPEKLAMTQLFAEILNDRSAYHLGLEKRITTLDELNQELYAIARDKRRVRSIEADKTGFDPEDHKGEVVVATMHGAKGLEWDRVYMLSVNDYDFPSAMEGEKFRAERWYVRNSLSLDAETMAQLDAFIDGVTYEEGAATQEARYDYARERLRLLYVGITRARKELMVTSNIGRGRNQPAVAFTALKSFLDPSPEVQDG; translated from the coding sequence ATGGCAGGATTTGAGCCGCGGCCGGCGCAAAAGGCCATTCTTGAATATAAAAAAGGCACGATGGGAATTGCCGCCGTTCCGGGCAGTGGCAAAACCTGGACACTGTCTCAACTGGCATCTGCGCTTATCATTGATGGAGCGTTACAGCGGGGACAGGAAGTGCTAATTGTTACCCTGGTAAACGCGGCGGTCGACAACTTCAGGCAGCGCATTGCCGCTTTCCTCCAGGAGCGCGGTTTATTACCCGGACTCGGGTATCGCGTACGCACCCTGCATAGTTTGGCCCACGAAATTGTCGCGATGGTCCCGTCTGCTGCAGGGCTGCCGGCGGATTTTGCTGTAGTTGATGAACGCGTTGCCGAGTCTATCCTGAAAAATGCCTTTCGGGCCGCCTACCCGCGGTATGAGCTGTCGATTTACGGGTACCTGAAAGAAGACCTTAACGAATTTAAACGCCGCAAAATCACCAAAGATCAATTGCCCGACATGCTGCAGCGGGTGGTTCAAAATAGCATTTCACACCTGAAAAACAGGCGGGTTGACGTAGCTACCCTGAACAACCACCTTGTAGACCAGCCGGCATCGATGGCGCACCTTGTGCGGGACGTTTACGACCGCTACCAACAAGGCCTCGCCACGCGCGGTGCGCTCGACTTTGATGACCTGATCACAACGGCCATCGACGTACTGGCGCACGATGACACGCTGGTGCAGCGGCTGCAGCGCAAATGGCCGTATGTATTGGAAGATGAGGCACAGGACAGTAGCGCGTTGCAAGAACAGATTCTGCGTTATCTGACAGGAGAAGCCGGCAACTGGGTACGCGTTGGAGACCCGAACCAGGCCATCTATGAGACGTTTACAACAGCGCACCCACGGTATCTAAAAGCCTTTCTTGAAGAAGCAGACTACAAGCGAGACCTGCCCAATTCCGGGCGCTCAGGCCGGCCCATTATTCGAGTTGCAAACGAGTTGATTCGCTGGGTCCGGGAAGAACACCCGGTCGTTCCGTTACGTGATGCGCTGGATATCCCCTACATAGAACCAACTCCGCCAGGCGATCCTCAGCCGAATCCGGCAGATGATCTGTGCAACGTGGCTTTTGTATTTCGCGGTGACACCAACGAACAGGAACTGGCCCGGGTGCTGGGTTCAGTGAAAAAGTGGTTGCCAGATCATCCCGATGCAACGCTTGCGCTGCTCGTGCCAACCCATGCGCAGGGTGCAGAGGCGATTCGGGCGCTGGAGAAAGCCGGCATTCCGTATTCCGATGCACTGTTGCGCCTAACTACCTCAACCCGAGAAGCAGCCGGGGCTTTGGGTAGAATTCTGGATCATCTCGCGCACCCGGCTTCCCACAAAACCCTGCCTACGGTGTACAAAGTATGGTTCTTCCGCGTGTTGAAAGAAGAAGACACCGAGGAGGCGCAAGAACGACTGGCTTTGCACCTCGATGTGCTGGCTACCTGCGAAGAAAGCGAGACCTACATTTGGCCGCGGCCCGGACACGATTGGCTGGAAGAAAAGAAAGAAGACCTGTCCGACGAAACCTACTTCTGTATGCGTCAATTCCGCACCCAACTGCAGTACTGGCAACAACTCGTATTACTGCCGGTGAGCGAAATGCTGACGGCCATCGCGCAGACCATCTTCGACGAACCCGAAAAGCTGGCCATGACCCAGCTGTTTGCTGAAATCTTGAACGATCGCTCTGCATACCACCTGGGGCTGGAGAAGCGCATCACTACGCTGGATGAGTTGAACCAGGAATTGTATGCCATCGCGCGCGACAAGCGCCGCGTGCGGTCCATCGAAGCAGACAAAACAGGATTTGATCCCGAAGATCACAAAGGTGAAGTGGTGGTTGCAACGATGCATGGTGCAAAAGGGCTCGAATGGGACCGCGTGTACATGCTATCGGTGAATGATTATGATTTTCCGTCGGCGATGGAAGGAGAGAAGTTTCGGGCCGAGCGCTGGTATGTGCGAAACAGTTTGAGTTTGGATGCTGAGACCATGGCCCAGCTTGATGCCTTTATCGACGGTGTCACCTATGAAGAGGGAGCGGCGACGCAGGAGGCGCGGTATGATTATGCCCGCGAGCGGTTGCGGCTGTTGTACGTCGGTATCACGCGTGCGCGAAAAGAATTGATGGTGACCAGCAATATCGGCCGCGGCAGAAACCAGCCGGCCGTAGCTTTCACCGCCCTGAAGTCATTCCTCGACCCTTCGCCGGAGGTACAAGATGGATAA
- a CDS encoding PD-(D/E)XK nuclease family protein produces the protein MDKKALVFSAHSLQTYVDCARRFELSYLDGLVWPAVESEPLLESEAFLRNGRVFHEMVHQDIIGLPVIVPTKPAVIGDWWARYQSHAPANIEGEKFPEKTLVGTVDGQVVVATYDLIVVTPDKRAIIFDWKTWRQPDRVRGIGEKLQSRIYPWLLVEAAGILMPGLKLAPEAVEMRYWFTEKPEAPYVLRYGRDQYEADATYLAALTQDVLQTASGDFLLTENEKKCTYCPYRSFCGRGDVAGLWQDFDGAEVVDEVAALLGDLDDYESVAF, from the coding sequence ATGGATAAGAAAGCGTTGGTATTCAGCGCGCACAGCTTGCAGACTTATGTAGATTGCGCGCGACGATTTGAGCTGAGCTATCTGGATGGACTGGTGTGGCCGGCAGTAGAATCAGAACCTCTGCTGGAAAGCGAGGCTTTCCTTCGTAACGGCCGTGTTTTCCATGAAATGGTACATCAAGACATCATCGGATTGCCTGTCATCGTGCCTACAAAGCCAGCTGTTATCGGCGACTGGTGGGCGCGATATCAAAGCCATGCGCCAGCAAACATCGAAGGCGAAAAATTTCCCGAAAAGACGCTCGTGGGAACGGTTGACGGGCAGGTTGTTGTGGCTACGTATGACCTGATTGTGGTCACACCTGATAAGCGTGCCATCATTTTCGACTGGAAAACATGGCGGCAACCTGATCGGGTAAGAGGCATCGGCGAGAAATTGCAGTCTCGCATTTATCCCTGGTTGCTGGTCGAAGCAGCCGGCATCCTCATGCCCGGCCTGAAGCTTGCACCTGAGGCCGTCGAGATGCGCTACTGGTTTACAGAAAAACCTGAAGCTCCGTACGTCCTGCGCTACGGTCGCGATCAGTATGAAGCAGATGCTACGTATCTGGCAGCACTTACCCAGGACGTGCTACAAACGGCATCCGGAGACTTTTTGCTTACCGAAAACGAGAAAAAGTGCACATACTGCCCGTACCGCTCGTTTTGTGGCCGGGGGGATGTTGCCGGCCTGTGGCAAGACTTCGATGGCGCAGAGGTTGTTGATGAAGTAGCTGCTTTGCTTGGCGATCTGGATGACTATGAATCTGTTGCCTTTTAA
- the recJ gene encoding single-stranded-DNA-specific exonuclease RecJ — MKFKWQLPPKNVSIDEAVLDAVGGRKVLAQLLVMRGISTPGAIRQFLDSDAYTPAPPDMLHDMAKGVERIERAIRAQELILVWGDFDVDGQTSTALLVEALQHLGANVTYYVPIRAEDGHGIKPATLQRFLDRGINVLLSCDTGIAAVDAVELANAHGVDVVITDHHDLPDVLPAAYASINPKFHKPDHPHYGLPGVGVAYKLIEALYTRAGCEADLPVLLDLVALGIVADIANQAADTRFLLQQGLEVLRTSRRRGLQSIMKRGNVLQRYMIDEDIGFKIGPRLNAVGRLKDANVSVDLLTTSNAAEANRIADDLEALNRERRRLTEDVYDSALGQIDRDPSLLQYAALVLDNPKWHQGVIGIVASRLVEEFGKPTILLASPPGEPARGSARSIEGYHITEAITTQADYLLGFGGHPMAAGMALPASDIERFRRGVSKAIVAQRNGKVPESVLDISLVLPISEITPKLADEVELMAPFGAGNPPVNYLCREVVVTADKLFGKDKSHRKLYVSDGACDPVEVIWWGGAEKVLPEGTLDIVFRMRPGYFRNEPTLQVTLLDLQRADRLAAVQGRVSFEIIDWRDKPEPALQVEKLRASHEQVCVWGEVGPVLEGMVSRADLVPADVLVIWTLPPDRSVLLDVLNFVKPSQVYVVGQHPGMDIGSQFLKRLAGLVKYTISNYNGETRLDKLAAATAHTTHTVKAGLARVAELGIGIRIDDSGGVRVTLDVTAGKAGAVDDLLETLLREAAAYRQALGTTQKLPGFLR; from the coding sequence ATGAAATTTAAATGGCAGCTGCCCCCGAAAAACGTTTCCATAGATGAAGCCGTACTTGATGCAGTTGGTGGGCGTAAGGTGTTGGCGCAGTTGTTGGTTATGCGCGGGATCTCAACGCCAGGTGCAATTCGGCAATTTCTGGATAGCGATGCGTATACGCCAGCGCCACCCGACATGCTGCACGACATGGCAAAGGGTGTTGAACGCATCGAGCGGGCCATCCGTGCACAAGAGCTGATTCTTGTTTGGGGTGATTTTGATGTAGATGGGCAGACTTCAACGGCACTGCTCGTGGAGGCCTTGCAGCACCTGGGGGCGAATGTAACGTACTACGTGCCGATAAGAGCTGAAGATGGACACGGTATCAAACCGGCCACCTTGCAGCGATTTCTGGACCGAGGCATCAACGTGTTGTTGAGTTGTGATACCGGCATTGCTGCGGTAGACGCAGTTGAGCTGGCCAATGCGCACGGCGTAGATGTGGTCATTACCGATCATCACGATTTACCAGATGTGCTGCCGGCTGCTTACGCGTCTATCAACCCCAAATTTCACAAACCCGATCACCCACATTACGGATTGCCAGGTGTGGGTGTCGCATACAAATTAATCGAAGCCCTCTACACCCGCGCCGGCTGTGAAGCAGACCTCCCGGTATTGCTGGACCTCGTTGCCCTCGGCATTGTTGCTGACATTGCCAACCAGGCGGCAGATACCCGATTCCTCCTGCAGCAGGGCCTCGAAGTCCTTCGCACCTCACGTCGCCGAGGATTGCAGTCGATCATGAAACGCGGCAATGTGCTCCAACGGTACATGATCGACGAAGACATTGGGTTCAAAATTGGCCCCCGCCTTAATGCTGTCGGCAGGCTCAAGGACGCCAATGTATCCGTGGATTTACTCACAACCAGCAATGCAGCTGAAGCAAATCGTATTGCTGATGACCTGGAAGCGTTGAACAGGGAGCGCCGGCGTCTAACAGAGGACGTGTACGACTCGGCACTCGGACAAATTGATCGTGATCCCTCGCTGTTACAATACGCGGCGCTGGTGCTAGACAATCCCAAGTGGCACCAGGGGGTGATTGGAATTGTCGCCAGCAGGCTGGTGGAAGAGTTTGGCAAACCCACAATTCTCCTCGCCTCGCCACCAGGTGAGCCAGCGCGTGGCTCTGCCCGGTCGATTGAAGGCTACCACATTACCGAAGCCATTACAACGCAGGCTGATTATCTGCTTGGGTTTGGCGGCCATCCAATGGCTGCTGGTATGGCTTTGCCGGCTTCCGATATCGAGCGATTCCGTCGTGGTGTTTCCAAAGCGATTGTTGCGCAGCGCAACGGCAAAGTGCCCGAATCTGTGTTGGATATTTCGCTGGTTTTACCGATCTCCGAAATCACACCAAAACTGGCAGACGAAGTGGAACTGATGGCACCTTTTGGTGCCGGCAATCCACCTGTGAATTACCTTTGCCGCGAGGTTGTAGTTACAGCAGACAAACTGTTTGGGAAAGACAAATCGCACCGTAAACTCTATGTGAGTGATGGTGCCTGTGACCCCGTTGAAGTAATCTGGTGGGGCGGGGCTGAAAAGGTACTACCGGAGGGCACGCTTGATATCGTATTTCGCATGCGTCCAGGCTATTTCAGGAACGAGCCAACCTTACAGGTTACCTTGCTCGACTTGCAGCGCGCTGATCGGCTGGCTGCAGTACAGGGCCGCGTTTCATTTGAGATCATCGACTGGCGCGATAAGCCTGAGCCCGCACTGCAAGTAGAAAAACTTCGGGCTTCTCATGAGCAGGTATGTGTTTGGGGGGAAGTTGGGCCGGTATTGGAAGGTATGGTTTCGCGGGCTGATCTTGTGCCGGCGGATGTGCTGGTCATTTGGACTTTACCCCCAGATCGAAGTGTGTTACTGGATGTATTAAATTTTGTTAAACCCAGCCAGGTGTACGTTGTAGGTCAGCATCCCGGTATGGACATCGGTAGTCAATTTTTAAAACGACTTGCCGGCCTCGTCAAATACACGATCTCGAATTATAATGGCGAAACCCGCCTGGACAAGCTGGCCGCTGCCACCGCGCATACAACACACACCGTTAAGGCTGGCCTTGCGAGGGTTGCCGAATTAGGCATTGGCATACGTATTGATGACAGTGGAGGGGTGCGGGTTACTTTAGATGTAACTGCCGGGAAAGCAGGTGCTGTTGATGACCTTCTTGAAACCCTTTTGAGAGAGGCAGCGGCATATCGACAGGCACTTGGTACAACACAAAAGCTGCCGGGTTTTTTACGGTAA
- a CDS encoding TonB-dependent receptor, producing MIQRILGKTILMMCVSLLGVTAVVAQDRDAPQGSVISGFVYDESTGDPLPGANVYLVSRADTTVQTGGVTNEKGLYRLVVPVAGAYAAAFSFIGFETHYMPIEATGSYTFAGTVNLKISITDLEQVLVEEVQDRVVLRGDTTEFNANAFKVNPDASAADLIAKMPGIVVEDGSVQAQGENVRRVLVDGREFFGNDTNAALSNLPAEIIERIQVFDRMSDQSQFTGFDDGNSERTINIVTRSGMSNGQFGKVYGGYGSETRYASGGNLNFFNGDQRISVIGLSNNVNQQNFTNEDLLGVIGNTRERGGGGFGGGFRRGGGGGGRGPGGAGPGGGGGAGRPGGGGLRTNPADFLVGNQDGINQTTAFGINYTDQWGEQWEVAGSYFFNTSDNNSDILLDREYFLTDVETQLYNETNLSRSDNFNHRLNARLRYTIDERNSVMIRPNLSWQRNDASSNLVGINSLVETGLLSANTNNYTADNAGYTSNTNILYQHRFPKQRRTISLSVGVGFNDRSGEASLFSTNEFFDAVDSLLVVDQFTDTAQDGRTFSSSIAYTEPVGQGMLMFNYRPSVSHSNADQRTNLLDPTTGTYSVLDPVLSNVFESKTVRQRAGVNYMMRRPTGMITFGVDVQDEQLTGEQVFPQTFSVTRNFQSLLPRAMFMYRPSRAENLRLFYRTSTNTPSVTQLQNVIDNTNPLQLSSGNPELEQSYSHSLVARYNKTSADNGRVFMGFASMTQTNNNIGTESFIALADTMIAPGVLLTQGSQFSRPVNVDGYWNVRSLFTLGLPAAGIKSNVNLNAGYTFSNTPGTINGIENVSRVQTLTGGAVIGSNISERVDFTLTYSLNFTDVNNTVYPELDANYLFHRAGARINLLFGKGWVFDTNLNLLQYAGLSDSFDQNNLVWNAGIGYKFLRGNGGEVKLLLADILNQNQSLSRTVNEFYIEDNTSNVLERYLMLNFTYKLRHFRG from the coding sequence ATGATACAGCGCATACTGGGAAAAACGATATTAATGATGTGCGTCAGTCTACTGGGAGTGACGGCAGTGGTAGCACAGGATAGAGATGCCCCGCAAGGTAGTGTTATCTCAGGATTTGTGTATGACGAATCCACAGGTGATCCACTTCCTGGTGCCAACGTGTATCTCGTGAGTCGGGCAGACACAACAGTGCAGACGGGTGGTGTTACGAATGAAAAAGGGTTGTATCGGCTCGTGGTACCTGTAGCTGGCGCTTATGCTGCTGCATTTTCGTTTATCGGATTTGAAACGCACTACATGCCGATCGAGGCCACCGGGAGCTACACGTTTGCCGGCACAGTGAACCTGAAGATATCTATAACGGATCTGGAGCAGGTGCTGGTAGAGGAGGTTCAGGACCGTGTGGTTTTACGTGGTGACACAACGGAATTTAATGCAAATGCTTTCAAGGTCAATCCTGATGCAAGCGCTGCTGACCTGATTGCCAAAATGCCGGGTATTGTTGTAGAAGATGGCAGCGTGCAGGCGCAAGGGGAAAATGTGCGGCGGGTCCTGGTGGATGGACGTGAGTTCTTTGGTAATGACACCAATGCCGCACTGAGCAATTTGCCGGCTGAAATTATCGAGCGCATACAGGTGTTCGACCGCATGAGCGATCAGTCGCAGTTTACCGGATTTGATGACGGCAATTCAGAGCGCACAATCAACATCGTTACCCGATCGGGCATGAGCAACGGCCAATTTGGGAAGGTTTATGGCGGCTATGGCTCAGAAACCCGCTACGCCAGCGGTGGCAACCTGAATTTCTTCAATGGTGACCAACGGATATCGGTCATCGGGTTGAGCAACAATGTAAACCAGCAAAATTTCACTAATGAGGACCTGCTAGGCGTAATTGGCAATACGCGGGAGCGCGGTGGCGGGGGCTTTGGCGGTGGCTTTCGTCGTGGTGGAGGTGGAGGCGGGCGAGGACCTGGCGGTGCTGGACCTGGTGGCGGTGGCGGTGCTGGGCGGCCTGGTGGCGGAGGTTTGCGCACCAATCCTGCAGACTTCCTCGTTGGCAACCAAGATGGCATAAACCAGACGACCGCGTTTGGGATTAACTATACCGATCAGTGGGGCGAGCAGTGGGAAGTTGCCGGCAGCTACTTCTTCAATACGTCGGATAACAACAGCGATATTTTGCTGGATCGTGAGTATTTCCTCACCGACGTTGAAACCCAGCTGTACAACGAAACCAACCTCTCACGCAGCGACAACTTTAATCACCGTCTGAATGCCCGGCTTCGCTATACCATCGATGAGCGCAACAGCGTGATGATCCGGCCCAACCTGAGTTGGCAACGCAACGATGCTTCCAGTAATCTCGTTGGCATTAACTCGCTGGTTGAAACAGGATTGTTGAGCGCCAATACCAACAACTACACGGCAGACAATGCCGGCTATACCTCAAATACCAACATCCTCTACCAACATCGCTTCCCGAAGCAGCGCCGGACTATTTCATTGAGCGTGGGTGTAGGGTTTAATGACCGCTCGGGGGAAGCATCTTTGTTTTCGACCAACGAATTCTTTGATGCTGTGGATTCTCTGCTGGTGGTAGATCAGTTTACAGATACCGCACAAGATGGCCGAACGTTCTCTTCCAGCATAGCTTACACTGAGCCGGTTGGACAGGGCATGTTAATGTTTAACTATCGTCCGTCTGTTAGCCACAGTAATGCCGACCAGCGCACAAACCTGCTGGACCCAACAACAGGCACCTATAGCGTGCTGGATCCTGTGTTGTCCAATGTGTTCGAGAGCAAAACAGTTCGGCAACGTGCCGGTGTCAATTACATGATGCGTCGGCCAACTGGGATGATCACGTTTGGGGTAGATGTGCAAGACGAGCAGCTAACCGGAGAGCAAGTCTTTCCACAGACGTTCAGTGTCACGCGCAATTTTCAAAGCCTGTTACCACGTGCAATGTTTATGTATCGGCCGTCTCGCGCTGAAAACCTGCGGCTGTTTTACAGAACATCTACCAACACGCCATCCGTCACGCAACTGCAAAACGTGATTGACAATACAAACCCATTGCAGTTGTCGAGTGGGAATCCAGAGCTTGAGCAGAGTTATAGCCACTCGCTGGTTGCGCGCTATAACAAAACCAGCGCAGATAACGGACGCGTCTTTATGGGTTTTGCCAGCATGACGCAGACCAACAACAACATCGGTACGGAGTCATTTATTGCGCTCGCGGATACCATGATTGCCCCCGGTGTATTGCTGACTCAGGGGTCTCAATTTTCACGCCCGGTCAATGTTGATGGGTATTGGAATGTACGCTCCCTGTTCACGCTTGGGTTGCCTGCAGCCGGCATCAAGAGTAACGTGAATCTAAATGCTGGCTATACGTTTTCCAACACACCCGGCACCATCAACGGGATTGAAAACGTATCGCGTGTACAGACGCTTACGGGTGGCGCTGTAATCGGCAGTAACATCAGCGAACGCGTTGATTTTACGCTCACGTATTCGCTCAACTTTACGGATGTAAACAACACCGTTTATCCCGAGCTAGACGCCAACTATCTGTTTCATAGGGCAGGCGCGCGTATCAACCTGCTCTTCGGCAAAGGCTGGGTGTTTGACACCAACCTGAACCTGTTGCAATACGCCGGCCTGAGCGATTCATTTGACCAAAATAACCTCGTTTGGAATGCCGGCATCGGCTACAAATTCTTGCGTGGCAACGGGGGAGAAGTCAAACTACTCCTTGCAGACATACTGAACCAAAACCAGAGCCTGTCCCGTACGGTGAACGAGTTTTACATCGAGGACAACACCTCCAACGTACTCGAGCGCTACCTCATGTTGAACTTTACGTACAAATTAAGGCACTTCCGGGGGTAA
- a CDS encoding mandelate racemase/muconate lactonizing enzyme family protein, with translation MKQTLDAFKNLPPHPSEKASPEKTGNSRRTFFKQASLGGVSLAALLAHPIEDQLSHSTQHVNRFSGPSDLKITDMRVASLDVMGRTPIVRIYTNQGLVGHGDVRDGADARYALFLKSRILGENPCNVEKLFKKIRQFGGQSRQAGGVCAVEMALWDLAGKAYNVPVYQLLGGKYRDYVRVYVDTPKEKTPEALAKRMKDRVDKGFTFLKMDFGIDMIKDEPGMLVGQNLWDPKLQQWSRTGGSYGMTRHPFTRIQITDKGLERITEFLAAVRDAVGYEIPIASDHYGHFGINEAIRLGNAVEPYRLAWLEDMVPWDYTEMWKDITDAINTPTITGEDIYLLKHFKPLIDARAIDMVHPDPNSAGGILETKKIGDYAEEAGIAQALHHAASPVSFMGSVHSAAATQNFVALEHHSVDIDWWEDLVTDIEKPIVKDGFVKVPESPGLGVELNDEVVKEHLREGAELFAPTPEWDEPRSWDRIWS, from the coding sequence ATGAAACAGACACTAGACGCTTTCAAAAATCTGCCGCCCCATCCTTCGGAAAAAGCCAGTCCTGAAAAAACAGGCAACAGCCGGCGGACCTTTTTTAAACAGGCCAGCCTCGGCGGCGTGAGCCTGGCAGCCCTGCTTGCGCATCCCATTGAAGACCAGCTTTCACATTCCACCCAGCACGTTAACCGATTCTCTGGCCCCTCGGACCTCAAAATCACCGACATGCGCGTGGCAAGCCTGGACGTCATGGGCCGTACCCCAATCGTTCGCATCTACACCAACCAGGGCCTTGTTGGGCATGGTGATGTGCGCGACGGCGCTGATGCGCGCTACGCCCTCTTTTTGAAGAGCCGCATTCTGGGTGAAAATCCGTGTAATGTAGAGAAACTGTTCAAGAAAATTCGGCAGTTTGGCGGACAGTCTCGCCAGGCCGGCGGCGTCTGTGCTGTTGAGATGGCGTTGTGGGACCTGGCCGGCAAAGCCTACAATGTACCCGTCTACCAACTGCTTGGGGGCAAGTATCGCGACTACGTCCGGGTGTACGTTGACACCCCCAAAGAAAAGACCCCCGAAGCCCTCGCCAAACGCATGAAAGACCGGGTCGACAAAGGCTTCACTTTTCTGAAAATGGACTTCGGGATCGACATGATCAAAGACGAGCCGGGCATGCTTGTCGGACAAAACCTTTGGGACCCCAAGCTCCAGCAATGGAGCCGTACCGGCGGCTCATACGGCATGACCCGCCATCCGTTTACCCGGATTCAGATTACCGACAAAGGCCTTGAGCGGATTACGGAATTCCTGGCGGCTGTTCGGGATGCCGTGGGGTATGAAATCCCAATTGCTTCTGATCACTACGGCCACTTCGGCATCAACGAAGCCATCCGGCTCGGTAATGCAGTAGAGCCTTATCGCCTGGCCTGGCTAGAGGATATGGTGCCCTGGGATTACACGGAAATGTGGAAAGACATCACAGATGCAATCAACACACCAACCATAACCGGGGAAGACATCTACTTACTCAAACATTTCAAGCCTCTGATCGACGCACGAGCAATAGACATGGTGCACCCCGACCCGAACAGCGCCGGCGGCATTCTTGAAACCAAAAAAATTGGTGACTATGCAGAAGAAGCCGGCATCGCGCAGGCCTTGCACCACGCGGCGTCACCTGTTTCATTTATGGGTTCCGTTCACAGCGCAGCTGCCACGCAAAACTTTGTCGCGCTCGAACACCATTCGGTTGACATCGACTGGTGGGAAGACCTGGTAACGGATATTGAGAAGCCCATCGTGAAAGACGGCTTTGTGAAAGTACCCGAATCACCGGGGCTCGGTGTTGAACTGAATGACGAGGTGGTAAAAGAGCATCTGCGAGAAGGCGCAGAATTGTTTGCCCCCACACCCGAGTGGGACGAGCCGCGTTCGTGGGACAGGATTTGGAGTTGA
- a CDS encoding RraA family protein, whose product MSILKLSGCLAAGFLLLCAATPTHAQVLSYDEVVFLTAEWEGERLEDGRPKVSDDILARMKNVSIEEAWGVIRRHGYHNQFAGNWKMIHEHETIVGRALTVQYMPNSPALAKRRLEQGHAEGRIGATNSWPIDMLQQGDVYVADAFGKIASGTLIGDNLGNAIFANSGTGVVFDGSLRDLEGLEQIEGFNAFVRDWHPSYIQEMMLGGINGVIRIGEAVVLPGDVVLAKRGGVLFIPAQFAQEAVETAELVKLRDSFGHQMLREGKYTPGQIDTKWTEAIERDFYAWLEINIDNLPVPRSRIQEMLDERNW is encoded by the coding sequence ATGTCAATACTCAAACTGTCTGGATGCCTGGCAGCAGGCTTCTTGCTCCTTTGTGCGGCTACACCCACGCACGCACAGGTACTCTCCTATGACGAGGTAGTTTTCCTTACCGCAGAATGGGAAGGCGAGCGGCTGGAAGATGGCCGCCCAAAAGTCTCTGATGATATCCTTGCACGGATGAAAAACGTGTCCATCGAAGAAGCCTGGGGCGTCATTCGCCGGCATGGATACCACAACCAGTTTGCCGGCAACTGGAAGATGATCCACGAGCACGAAACCATTGTCGGGCGAGCGCTCACGGTGCAATACATGCCCAACAGTCCTGCTCTGGCCAAACGCCGGCTCGAACAAGGGCACGCAGAAGGCAGAATTGGCGCCACGAATTCCTGGCCCATCGACATGCTACAACAAGGCGATGTCTACGTGGCTGATGCTTTTGGTAAAATAGCATCCGGCACGCTCATTGGAGATAACCTCGGCAATGCCATCTTTGCAAACAGTGGCACTGGCGTTGTATTCGACGGCTCCCTTCGCGACCTCGAAGGGCTCGAACAAATTGAAGGCTTCAACGCTTTTGTCCGCGACTGGCACCCCTCTTATATCCAGGAAATGATGCTTGGCGGCATCAACGGCGTCATTCGGATCGGGGAAGCAGTTGTGCTGCCGGGCGATGTTGTCCTGGCCAAGCGCGGCGGTGTGCTGTTCATCCCTGCACAGTTTGCTCAAGAAGCTGTAGAGACTGCAGAACTCGTCAAGCTCCGTGACAGCTTTGGTCACCAGATGTTGCGGGAAGGCAAGTATACACCCGGCCAGATCGACACCAAGTGGACAGAAGCCATCGAACGCGATTTTTATGCATGGCTCGAAATAAATATCGACAACCTGCCAGTCCCCCGCAGTCGCATTCAAGAAATGCTGGATGAACGCAACTGGTAG